DNA from Oryzisolibacter sp. LB2S:
GCTACGCCCAGCTCGCCTACAAGGCGCAGCTCATGCCGCTCCTGGGCGACCCCCAGGCCGCCGTACTGCCCGGCGCCACCGGGGCCCTCGCGCGCCAGCCCTGGCGCGTCGCCTGGCAGGCCGAGGCCGCCGCGCTCGCCCACGACGAGATCGCGCTGCTCACCCTGGGCCAGCTGGTGCCCGCCGACCAACCCCTGGAGCCCCCGCACGATGGATGACGCCGCCCTCCTGATCTCCGAACTGCTGGCCCGCCGCTGGCTGCCGCGCAGCCACCGCCTGGTCAAGCGCGCCCTGGTCGACGCCGAACTCTTCGCCCAGGTCGAGCAGCGCCTGGCCCAGGTCGGCCTGCGCTTCATGGACAGCATCTACGCCGACCATGTCGGCCTGGCCCTGCTGCCCGCCGCGCAGAACGCCGTGCTCGGCGAGGCCGGCGTGGGCGCCAACAACAACCTGGAGCTGCCGCGCGATGCGCAGGCGCTGCTCATCGTGCTGTGGGCGCTCATCGTTTTACCGAAACGCGAACGCCAGACCAGCCGCCAGGCCATGGCCGAGCCCGGGCAAAGCGACTTCTTCCCCGCAGCCCGCCCCCTGCCCGACGCCGCCAGCACCAGCCCCGTGCTGTCGTACAAGGCGCTGCTCGAGGACTACGGCGCGCAGCTCGGCAAGAAGCTGCGCCTGGATGCCAACCTGAAACTGCTGGAGCGCCACGGCTTCATCCTGCGCCGCCAGGACGAGATTGCCGAGGGGCCACTGCTGGACGTGCTGCTGGACTACGACGTGCTCGCGCCGCGGATATTGGACGGGGCCCTGGCGGATGTGCTGGCGCGGGAGAAGGCGGCGCAGGAGTTGGAGCCAAATCAGGCTCTAGCGCCCGACCAATAAGTGCGACCAGCTATCAATTCAAAAGTACTCCAGCCTCCGTGGAGCCCGCGCCGTGAATATCCGCCCCTACGCCCCCGCCGACGCGCCCGCGCTGCGCCAGGTGTTCGAGTCTTCGGTGCGGGAGCTGGCGGCGCGCTTCTACACGCCCGAGCAGATCGACACCTGGGCGCCGCGCGAGCACGATGCACCCGCCTGGGCGCGGCGCCTGGCGGACAACCGGCCCTGGGTGTGCGAGGTGGACGGCCGCATCGCCGGCTTTGCCGACCTGCAGCCCTCGGGCCATATCGACCAGTTTTTCGTCGCGCCGCAGCATGCGCGTCGCGGCGTTGGCGCAGCGCTGCTCGCGCATCTGGAGCGGCAGGCGCGCCGGCAGGGCTGCGCTGCCATGCGCTCGCATGTCAGCCTGGCGGCGCAGGCCTTTTTTGCCCGCCATGGCTTTGTGGTGCAAGAGCGGCGCGTGGTCACGCTGCGCGGTGTGCAGTTTGCCAATGCGCTGATGCGCAAGGAGCTGGGGCGGGACGGTGGCGATGGACAATAGCCTGCTCCCGCCAGCGCCAGCGCCGGCCCTCGGTTCGGTGCACCGCCGCCCCAGCAGAGTTTGAGATGTTTTTGGTCGTTCGCGCTTATCTGACAAGCGCGAACAGCTCTTGTTTTTGAAGTACCCGTGTTCCACCTGCAAACCCTAGAACTGGTCCACTGGGACTACTGCCAGCGCGTCTCGCTGCCGCTGGATGCGTCCATCATCA
Protein-coding regions in this window:
- a CDS encoding GNAT family N-acetyltransferase, which produces MNIRPYAPADAPALRQVFESSVRELAARFYTPEQIDTWAPREHDAPAWARRLADNRPWVCEVDGRIAGFADLQPSGHIDQFFVAPQHARRGVGAALLAHLERQARRQGCAAMRSHVSLAAQAFFARHGFVVQERRVVTLRGVQFANALMRKELGRDGGDGQ